ttcaatcataatattgttttgtagCCGCCTATGGAAGAATCTTGGAAGAGGTGACACCGTAGGTGTACAGATCCCTCTAAATGATAGTCAACTCCATTGTTACGAGGCACAGCATCTCGTCGAGAATTATAATAGATGTGTCACCTGGGCTACTAggtgagttttattttttttacctcttctcattatatagatatatttttaactatctTCCtcattcattatatatatatatatatatatatttcttacaGGTTTGGCTGGTTGGAGTTGGTCCACTACCGCCGAGACGTCGTTTCAGCCGTTGTCAATTACATCAACattctatctttgttttatcattgtagtttttgtttgaataattcCATGTTTCTTCTAACattctagtttttgtttgaataattcCATGTATTTTAACCTTGGTATGGGAATATATAGCGTAAAGATTTCATACATATCAAAAACAATAGCTAGATACTCTGCGGGATCGATCGTATGGTAATTACAAACGGTTAGGCTCAGTTCAGGTGATCGAAATCGAGTAAACCTCTTCACTTTTTCtgagagaaaataataagaaatttctaaaatcttttgAAACACAACTTGGATtcaacccgcggtacaccgcgggacaatatttttaattttaaaaatttaaaaattatattgtatttagatgttattttattattgttttattaataaaccAACCCTCCATATTGTTGTGAAAGGGTGAAACGGTACCATCTCGTTCCGCAAAGCAAAACAATGGCTGCAACCACCATAGTCGCGGCTGAGATCCCGTAACCCCATCCTCTCCCGACGTTGTCCTGAACGTAAACGAGAACAATCACGGCGAAGAGAGAGCCTACGCTAATGGAGAAATATAATTTGTTGAAGAAGATCATCTGTTTCTCTTCCTTGGGATCACTAGTATCGAATTGGTCAGACCCGAAACCGGAGACGTTGGATTCGATTCCTCCTCCACCTAAAGCTATGGTGTAGAGAAGAGCTAGCTGGTGTTCGTTTGCTTCTACACACTGATGGTGAAGTCTCCTGAAATCATCACATGGTGGTGGTCTCATGCTTGAGATGGTTGTAGCCACCGTCAATAGCAACACTGCCATTCAGAGCTATACAAAGACATAGTTTAAAGAGCTAACCAGAGCTGTAACTGAGGCTGAGATTGCAACCATCTTGTAGCGACCGAGTTTGGCATCAGCCAAGAAACCACCAAGAAGTCCTAAGAGGTTAAGAGTTCCCATGAAATTGGTAACTATGTGATGCAGCGCATCTCAACTCTTTTATATCTCCTATTTCTTTTGTGGGCTGTGTTTTATTATCTAGGCTTTATGTTGTTTCTTGGGCTTTAAGTTTACTGTTTGATTATTTCCTTTTGCTATGTTTAGGGTTTTGCCTTTGAGACTTTAGTATTTAAAGCCTCCTTTGTGTAAAGGATCGATATACGTTTATTGAATAAAAACCTAGAGCTTTTCAAGCTTCTAATCTTCCTTGTTATCGGCATTCTCCGTGAATCAACGATTATCAAGAACCCTCGTTGAGCGGCTATTCTTCGGAATCAACGATCTCCGAGTCAACTCCTTGTTTGGTATTCTTTGAATCAACAAACATCGAGTTCTATCAAGCTTACGCTGCgccagtttggtatcagagcaagcgACGTTcctgtaccgtgatctcaagtaACGATCATGGCACCGAAGCCTATCTACAACTTTTCAGCAAACAAGAGACGTGTTGTTGAACAACAGCCAAACAAATGGATGGAGCTTCGTCAGACTCTCTTTGCGATGAGGGAGAACTTTGATGTGACACTCCACAAATCGCTTCAGCAACAGAAGGAGACGGCGTTCACTACGCACACGTCGCAAGTCCACTCTCCAAAAGATAGGATGGAAGTGGTCGGTGACCTCTTTCCCGATCTCATCGGAGATCTAATCTTCGACGTCCACGGTGACGTTGATGTTCATGGTCATGATTTTTTAACTACAGATGGAGATCCAGCTTTTGACATctatgaagatgaagaaccGATCTATGATATTGAAGTTTCCAAAGACATAACTGTTTCAGCCTATGATCAAATTCATGAAAAGAGTTTTATGGGTAACGTCATGTTGAGTAATGGTGATTCTCTTCTCACGAACCATAGTTCGTTTCTTCAAAGTGAAGATATCTCCAAGGAGCTCTCTGGTCTGCCAGTGTGTGACGTTGACGATGAAGCCGACAATGTTGGCGTAGAAGATAACGCAAACACTTCTCCAGATGATTACCCAATATATGACGTGTTTGATAACGAAGTTCATGATGGGCATGGATCTTTGATTCTAAACCTgtacgaggaagaagatgttgtTACTGCATACAACAATGGTTGTAGTAATACAAAGGATGCAAAACACGTTGACACCAACGTTGCGGATAAAAACAGTGacccaaatttttgttttgtaagtgATGATTATGATTCGGTTTATGGAGCAGTACTAGGGGAGAAAGAGTTTCGGGTAGCTAAAGGGATGGCGGATGTCAATGCTCTTGTGCCTTTCAAAAAATGTGGCTTAGGAGAAGATTTTCGAGTGAGATgtatgaaaaatacaaaagatgaaGACATCCATGATGTCACCAATTTTGTCTTTTGTGGTGAATCATTGAGAGAGTGCAACAGATCAACGTCTTTAAATATAATGTCTTCTAATACACTAGAAGAAGCATTATGTGGAGAATGTGTATTAGTTAAAGATGTAGTAACATCTACGGCAACACCTCGAAACTTACAAAGACGTCAACGTTTTGATTTTTCCACATATGAGAAAGATTTAACTTATGGCGTAAACTACAAAAGCAGCACAGATTTTATCGTGATTCAAGGGGTGGCATACACAAGATTTTCACCAGAAGAACGTATAAAGAGTAAGCCGCCAGATCGTGGTCGAAGCGACATTTGGTTTCAAAGCAGAAGAAAAGATCTCTACAACGAGGTTTATGCTTCTGAGAGTCATATGACATTAGTTGCAGCTCAGCCTGTCTCTATGGCTGGGATAGCCCGAGAATTTATCTTCTCAAGTAGAGATTTTGAAAGTGATCAAGAGTTGGATCAGGAAACCGAATTTAAGAGTCTTTATGGGAGTTTGTTAAAGGTTAACCAAGAAAATTTAGCACTGATCCAAGAGAAAAAGTTGATGGAAAGCCAACTGGAGCATATGGAGAAACAACTAGTttatgagaaagaaaaatcacaaatattacAACGTAAGCTTGCGGCAGTGTCACAATGCTCTTGTGCTCCGAAGAATGACGATTACGATAATGTGGCAGTATCGCAATTAAAGGCCGAACTTGTGGCAGAAAACGAAACATCTCAACGGTTGGAGCATGAACTTCTTGCATACAAAAAGAAGGTTCGGATGTTAAACAGTGGGACAAAGAATCTCGATCGAATATTGAGTATGGGAAGAACAGAGAAAACTAGATCTGGTCTAGGTTATCAAGGTGTTACATATGGTTCTAAAACAGTTTTTGTGCGAGGGAATGTGTCCACGTCTACTGGAACGAGTGAGCATTTGCTaaattcaaatacaaaaaaagtcATTATCAATTCGATGGTTGAGAGTAATGTACAAGACCAACGAGGGATACAGGCGATTGATGTGTATGATGATCTGTGTTGCAAGTTTGCAACCATAGCTTCAACAAAGATTAAGGCGTTTCCTGTGACAAACCAAATTTGTAAGTTTCTTCTTCCACATGTGAAACGTATTATTCTTCCTACTCGATTACCTTTACAAGCAGCAGAACATTCCAGCCTGGGTGTATGTATCATTAGTGCCATGTGTGATGTGTTAAATTTGCTCTATCATCACCGGTGTGTTCTTTCTATTGGTATACGGTTATCAGACATGGAGATTTCACAAAACATGGGTGATTTACTAGCTCCTCGACTTGCTTTCAAGAGTGAATATTTTAGGTGGGGACTCTTGCTGGGAGATTTTTCTGTTGATATGGCCCCCATGGGTTAGCAAGGTTGTATGGCCTCCTCCTCACACGTTGACAATGGTGAAttgctttctctgttttgttattcaatttcgCATTGGGTTACAGTTTCGAGCTTCATTGGGGAGGTTAAGAGTGCATTGTAGACACGTGGGTTTTTCTTGCAACATCACGACAGTTCTAGGTTGGGCAGAGGTTGTTTTTGGATTCAACATGTTGGTTCGTGTTGCATTACCGTCGACCAAGCTGTCACTTCATGCGTTCAACAAGCTTTATCCGCGGGTGATTGGATCAAAGGGGGTGTTCAAGTGTATTAACAAAAGTGTTTCTGGGTGGCACGACGCTGGCTTCTGTCACACGTCAAGACCGCTAACGTTTCATGGCTATGACACCGTTCCAGATTCAGAGACGAATTTTTTCCTACCCGGGGAGACCTGATGCAGCGCATCTCAACTCTTTTATATCTCCTATTTCTTTTGTGGGCTGTGTTTTATTATCTAGGCTTTATGTTGTTTCTTAGGCTTTAAGTTTACTGTTTGATTATTTCCTTTTGCTATGTTTAGGGTTTTGCCTTTGAGACTTTAGTATTTAAAGCCTCCTTTGTGTAAAGGATCGATATACGTTTATTGAATAAAAACCTAGAGCTTTTCAAGCTTCTAATCTTCCTTGTTATCGGCATTCTCCGTGAATCAACAATTATCAAAAACCCTCGTTGAGCGGCTATTCTTCGGAATCAACGATCTCCGAGTCAACTCCTTGTTTGGTATTCTTTGAATCAACAAACATCGAGTTCTATCAAGCTTACGCTGCGCCACTATGGTCGCTGATTTAGCTGATGAGATGTGTAAATCTCCGACAAGGTACGTCACTAGATTCATTGATATGCCCATCACGCATATTCTCTCCGATAGCTCACTCCCTTCACATtaacaagaaacagaggagtgtTAGAAACAGAGGAGCTTAAAAATCTTTTGTGTAACAGTAATACAATGAACTTTGTGGAAACTTTACCTAAGATTAAACCGGCACCTAACCAGTTTGCAGTATGAATTGGTCTGATAGGGTTTTGGAAGTCCTTGGACAGTTGCATCTGAAGAAAATTGAGAAATCCGATTACCTGATTTGTAAGAAGGTGTTCACCTCGCTCTCAGGGTCATACGATGCTCGAGGAACTCGTTGATGTGCATAAGATGACTAGTCAGAGTCTTATTGAGTATTTTTGCTTCCATGGATATAAAATCAGTAACAGAGGAAGATATCTTTAGCCTATTGAAGGATTTGAGGCTTAAACCAACATCTGACAAATGGTGCGGCTTGTGCTACAAGAATAATCACAACCAAGAAGACTGCAACTTCAAGTATCGGATAGTTGAATATTGTCTGTTAACCCCCGTAACTTTAGGGGCACAAACATATGATGAGGGTATTTTGATGGTATACAGGGAGTCCCGCCTGATCCAACGAAGAATCCAAAGTCCGCCTCTCGTATCTTCAAGTCGAGGAGCTTTTCATATGGAGAGAGCTTGTGAGAAAGGACACAGAAGCACTCCATATATTGCAGTCTGCTCTCCCAAAGCCTAATTCCAGAAATACTCTAACGGCTGCTTTTCATCCTTGTTGTATGGAAAGTGGGATATATTCTACAGTAGATGGCTCCCCTAATTGACACAACACacaatccatatatatattgaatcaGAGAAAACCATAGCTGATTTTCATAAAGACTTTTGAAAGCACTTCAGCCAACAAAGATCTTTAGGATTTGATAAAAGAAGCTAACGTACGAGCCAAGTTAACGAAGGAGTTACATGAGTATCAAATGTTAGCAATGAATATTGGTCATGTGACATTTGATGAAGATATCTAGATCTTAATACACCACTATCACCAACGACATGACACCGTATGACAAGAATTTCACCAATTTAGACAGAACATACAGAGCTACGATCAGATTCATCACTGAATCTACTATTATGTTCGCTTTATGTAATAAATCAAATTTGGGTTGTTCATTGgatttttagtataaaaaaaaaaaaactcaatgatTGGATTCGGGATTCTGGTGGGCCGACTCAATTTGGTTCGAGCTGGGCTAGGCTTTTTTATCCTATCCATTGCAACATCcaaagatttagggtttgtatgatgcaataaaaaaaaaaatagaaatagaaagagtTAGGGTTTAAAGGAGACAATTGTTTCTCACTTTATCCAAGACGACATAAATAACGATGAGAAGAGATTGGGCGACGGCGAGAAGACACACTCTACAAGAAGACGATGACCAAAACGTTGATGAAGCCTGGTTAAGGAGGATGAAAAACATCATAACGGATGAAGGACTTGGGTATGTGGTTAGTGTTGGGATCCCTCCGGATCCATTGAAGAATCCAGAGTCAGCCGCGACGATCAAACCCGAGGAACTTTGCAGCTGGAGAGAAAGTGTGAGAGAAGACATGAAAGCACTCCAGATATTGCAGTCTGCTCTCCCAGATTCTCTTTTCAGAAAGACGCTCTCGGTTACTTCTTCTAAGAATCTTTGGAATTATCTAAACGAAGTAACTGTTCATGTAGCTGAAAATGGTGATTTCACTTCTGATGAGAATATTTGGACGATAAGCTTCACTAACTCGAATCATATGACTCCAAATGATAAGCTTATCACCAGTTTAGACAGATCACGGCATGCTCAGGTTAAATTCACATCTGGAGGTAGTGCCCTCGCACTAGGCGTTGGAGATGTGACTGGCATGACCGAGGAAGGTGAGAAGACGATCAAGGATGTGCTTTACGTTCCAGGGTTTAAGGGAAACGCGTTGAGTGTTTCTCAGATGGAGAGGAGCGGCTTTGAAGTTGAAATAGATAGAGATAGATGCACTATATGGGATCGAACTACTGGAAAGATCTTTGGTGATACCATGAGGGAAGAGAGAGGCTTTTGCCTGCGTTTTGATGTGGTTCAGAGGAAGAGGTAATTTTCAAAGCAAGAGGAGAAGGatcactttatttaattttagaggCAGGACGGTTGGACAGATGGATGGATTTGGttctcattttgtttctttgctcccTAAGAAAGCTAAAAGCTGCGTACATGAGTATTGGTATTGGTATTACGGAATTGGAccatcgtttttttttataattatataaactaGGTTTGGCAATACAGTTTGGGTTCTGTGTTTGTCCGGATGTGAACATGGTGTTAGCCAAAGTTTTCTTTATTCAATGCTTATGTTAGCCAGAGTTTTCTCAATGGTGGATTATATCCTTTGATATGTTGAATGTATTctacaaatattacaaaactaggCAAACATAAAGGATAAGGTCTCCAACTCTGTTTTTAAGTATGAAGCAATGAAGATTAGTCAACCGGTTGAAAATTAATGTGTTAAATGACAATTAGTGCAGATGAATGAAGGTCACCTATGAAGCTTAACTGATGGTGTTTAGACCTCAGTGTTCCAAATCGATGGATCTCGCTTGGTTTTTATTATtctgtttttcatttctttatttgtttggaTAAGAAAGCATATAATGTATTGCAATAAGGGTTTATACCTCAGTGTCACCCTAGTGGAATTGGATTCACGGGCAGTCCCtgttttttaactaatttttggGGAAATAGTTTGGACTTTGTGTTTTACTGATAGTATTATACATACTCATCATTGCTAGTGTTCGGTTCTGTCAAATATggataattgttttcaaaaatttggaTATATTCGACtgtaaataacaaaactaaGCATATACAACAATTGAAAATTGTGTTACAAAGTAGGATACCCTATATGCTACCCACTTCAGCCAAAAAGATCTTCTGGATTTGCTGAATCCTTTTGGGATGATTagacatgttattttttttatgcattTGCAATCTTACCTCTAATTACTTAACTAATTATGCGACTTGCTTATTCAGTTTTCAGTTTCACTCATCTAATTTCAGCAAATATTTTGGATTACTCTGTTTGCTCTGCTATATCAGGAGTATTTTAGTAGTATATGTTTAGTGCTTATGTTCACAGTTCATGtagtaaaaacaaatttcgATAAATCATTCATCATTGGATTAAAAAACACTCAATGATATGACTAGGGCTTCTAGTGGGCTGATACAATTTGGTTCGAGCTGGGCtaggctttttttttatcttaccCACTTCAATATCCCCAGATTTAGGGTTTGGATGATGcaactatatatacaaaaatagaaagaacaaaaaaaaaacgatttggGGGTGTAGGGTTTATCcaagacaaaacataaaaaaattgataaatgaaAGGGGATTTGTCGGCGGCGAGAAAGCCGACCCAAGAAAAAATCATTGATGAAGCCTGGTTGGAGATGGTGGAAACCATCTTAATTAAGGAGGAAGGACTTGAATATGTGCTCAAGCATGGAGTCCCGCCGGATCCATCGAAGAATCCAGAGTTAGAAGCGACGATTACACGCGAAGAAGTTTCACAATGGAGGGAACGTGTGAGAGAAGACATGAGAGCACTCCAGTTTTTGCAGTTTGCTCTCCCAGAATCTCTTTTCAGAAAGACAATCTGGGCTCCTTCGGCTAAGATTCTTTGGGATTATCTATACGAAGTAGCTGTTCATCGTGTAGCTGAAAGTGTTGGTGATTTCACTTTTGGTGAGGATACTTGGAGGATCAGCTCCTCTAACTCGAATCATATGACTCCATATGCCAAGTTCTTCACCACTTACGAATCACGGCTATCTAGGGTTGAATTCACATCTGGAGGTTGTACACTCTCAAAAGGAGTTGGAGATGTGACTTTCATGACTAAGGATGGTGAGAAGACGATCAAGAATGTGCTTTACGTTCCAGAGATCAAGGGAAACGCTTTGAGT
The Camelina sativa cultivar DH55 chromosome 15, Cs, whole genome shotgun sequence DNA segment above includes these coding regions:
- the LOC104746517 gene encoding uncharacterized protein LOC104746517, whose protein sequence is MKGDLSAARKPTQEKIIDEAWLEMVETILIKEEGLEYVLKHGVPPDPSKNPELEATITREEVSQWRERVREDMRALQFLQFALPESLFRKTIWAPSAKILWDYLYEVAVHRVAESVGDFTFGEDTWRISSSNSNHMTPYAKFFTTYESRLSRVEFTSGGCTLSKGVGDVTFMTKDGEKTIKNVLYVPEIKGNALSVSQMARNGFKVEMDGERCTIWDRTTGKVFGDTTREERGFCLRLVASSAKDHVAEHFVDRTKQAKVKFTSGDGTTTTYVAEGIGNVTFLTKEGAQTIENVLYIPGIKGNALSVSQLKNSGFGVAFDEEKTRCTIWNQTTYWEEFW